The proteins below come from a single Miscanthus floridulus cultivar M001 chromosome 1, ASM1932011v1, whole genome shotgun sequence genomic window:
- the LOC136450229 gene encoding probable long-chain-alcohol O-fatty-acyltransferase 4, with the protein MGMATALMDGEVGALVKVSAAVWVAMSYARLAAARLRPGAPRLLALLPVVALLCAIPFAFSTSTFRGTSAFFLAWLGSFKLLLLAAGIGPLDPSLHPSHFVCSASLPVKLRRQSKEKSQAPVRGPARILLSGAVIPGVIYAYQFKSSMSRYQLLVLYTFHIYFSLDLLLATVHTVIHDLLGMEMEPQVDRPYLASSLRDFWGRRWNLMVPSILRPSVFRPVRALLGSAAGVLATFLVSGLMHELMFYYIMWRTPSGEVTAFFLLHGACAAAEGWWASHAGWWRPPRAAAVPLTLAFVAGTGFWLFFPAMVKGGLDEMVLQECQGMVVLMEQAARRLAGATDLVSSTM; encoded by the coding sequence ATGGGCATGGCGACGGCGCTAATGGACGGCGAGGTCGGCGCTCTCGTGAAGGTCTCCGCGGCGGTGTGGGTGGCGATGTCGTACGCCCGCCTCGCCGCGGCGCGTCTCCGGCCAGGCGCGCCTCGCCTCCTGGCGCTCCTGCCCGTCGTCGCGCTCCTCTGCGCGATCCCCTTCGCCTTCTCGACGTCCACGTTCCGCGGCACCTCGGCCTTCTTCCTCGCCTGGCTCGGCTCcttcaagctgctcctcctcgccgccggcaTTGGCCCCCTCGACCCTTCCCTCCACCCCTCCCACTTCGTCTGCTCGGCCTCCCTCCCCGTCAAGCTCCGGCGGCAGTCCAAAGAGAAGAGCCAAGCCCCCGTCCGTGGCCCAGCGAGGATACTCCTCTCCGGCGCCGTCATCCCGGGCGTCATCTACGCGTACCAGTTCAAGAGCTCGATGAGCAGGTACCAGCTCCTCGTCCTCTACACCTTTCACATCTACTTCTCGCTGGATCTCCTCCTCGCCACCGTCCACACCGTGATCCACGACCTGCTCGGGATGGAGATGGAGCCGCAGGTGGACCGCCCTTACCTGGCCTCGTCGCTGCGTGACTTCTGGGGCCGGCGGTGGAACCTCATGGTGCCGTCCATCCTCCGGCCGTCGGTGTTCCGCCCCGTCCGCGCGCTCCTCGGCAGCGCGGCCGGCGTCCTGGCGACGTTCCTCGTGTCCGGCCTCATGCACGAGCTCATGTTCTACTACATCATGTGGAGAACGCCGAGCGGCGAGGTGACCGCCTTCTTCCTCCTGCACGGGGCGTGCGCGGCCGCCGAAGGATGGTGGGCGTCGCATGCCGGGTGGTGGCGCCCGCCGCGGGCCGCCGCCGTGCCGCTCACGCTGGCCTTCGTGGCCGGGACGGGGTTCTGGCTCTTCTTCCCGGCCATGGTCAAGGGCGGCCTTGACGAGATGGTGCTGCAGGAGTGCCAGGGCATGGTGGTGCTCATGGAGCAGGCCGCCCGGCGGCTCGCCGGCGCCACAGATCTCGTCTCGTCAACCATGTGA
- the LOC136450250 gene encoding uncharacterized protein, which produces MNTAMATTSLSLQGRPSHAPTRKLSSPFLGAPASFLRPLAPAPAAGPSSRRTLAVRAMAPPKPGGKAKKVVGLIKLALEAGKATPAPPVGPALGAKGVNIMAFCKEYNAKTADKPGYIIPVEITVFDDKSFTFVLKTPPASVLLLKAAGVEKGSKEPQRAKVGKVTADQVRAIAQEKLPDLNCKSIDSAMRIIAGTAANMGIDIDPPILVKKEKVLL; this is translated from the exons ATGAACACAGCCATGGCCACCACTTCCTTATCCCTCCAAGGCCGCCCTTCCCATGCCCCCACCAGGAAGCTCTCCTCCCCGTTCCTCGGCGCCCCCGCGTCCTTCCTCCGGCCGctggcgcccgcgcccgccgccggccCCTCCTCGCGGCGGACGCTCGCTGTCAGGGCCATGGCGCCGCCCAAGCCGGGAGGCAAGGCCAAGAAAG TGGTAGGCCTTATAAAGCTGGCCCTCGAAGCCGGCAAGGCGACGCCGGCGCCGCCCGTCGGCCCGGCGCTTGGTGCCAAGGGTGTCAACATCATGGCGTTCTGCAAGGAGTACAATGCCAAGACGGCCGACAAGCCTGGCTACATCATCCCCGTCGAGATCACCGTGTTTGAT GATAAGAGCTTTACCTTCGTCTTAAAGACCCCTCCGGCTTCAGTCCTGCTACTCAAGGCTGCAG GTGTCGAAAAAGGTTCGAAAGAGCCACAGCGAGCGAAGGTGGGAAAAGTAACAGCGGATCAAGTGCGTGCAATAGCTCAAGAGAAGTTACCGGACTTGAACTGCAAGAGCATCGACTCTGCTATGAGGATCATCGCTGGCACTGCCGCTAACATGGGCATCGATATCGATCCTCCAATCCTTGTGAAGAAGGAAAAGGTCCTCTTATAG
- the LOC136510939 gene encoding U-box domain-containing protein 7-like: protein MKLKRVKPVDLLLAATNLQTCCFKDTTKSMQSIADELLLLVFRNKVHIVKAGLLKKLPQLTDEKDLSRSQELALLVLSISSLANTDSPLSTTELLPFLVATLSAADVPSDTKLPCLAALRNLSKKLEHARDVVSSGAVRALLSLSLSLSLDRKTSEAVPCFLGELAARKAMEEEEGEAAARAVLEAMTRHESARCQEHATYLAMVLAHGSRALRSRMRQLGVVQALLEVSLLGSPLAQRRAAKILQWFKEEGPQSSRIRAHSSVRAPRRRGDSRIRFFLLRRPPEQYAVTSTNHARPLELVPATELASAAALAPTVALVPASPAGEEAARSHCTRPPRPAALHPGRAAAAPAHPAAQPRVRALPPETRRREPPPPAPSPMCFGGVEEQPARHKAQRRYLVFSFQV, encoded by the exons ATGAAGCTAAAAAGAGTT AAACCTGTGGACCTGCTGCTAGCTGCTACAAACCTGCAGACCTGCTGCTTCAAGGACACTACTAAAAGTATGCAAAGTAT TGCTGATGAGCTTCTGCTCTTGGTTTTCAGAAATAAGGTGCACATCGTCAAGGCCGGTCTGCTCAAGAAGCTGCCGCAGCTCACGGACGAGAAGGACTTGTCGAGAAGCCAGGAGCTGGCGCTGCTGGTCCTTTCCATCTCGTCACTGGCCAACACCGACTCCCCCCTCTCCACCACCGAGCTCCTGCCGTTCCTCGTGGCCACCCTCAGCGCCGCCGACGTCCCGTCCGACACGAAGCTGCCGTGCCTGGCGGCCCTCCGCAACCTGTCGAAGAAGCTCGAGCACGCGCGCGACGTGGTCTCCAGCGGCGCCGTGCGCGCGCTGCTGTCCCTGTCCCTGTCCCTGTCGCTGGACCGGAAGACGTCCGAGGCGGTGCCGTGCTTCCTCGGGGAGCtggcggcgaggaaggcgatggaggaggaggagggcgaggcggcggcgcgggcggtcCTGGAGGCCATGACGCGGCACGAGAGCGCGCGGTGCCAGGAGCACGCGACGTACCTGGCCATGGTGCTCGCGCACGGCAGCCGCGCGCTGCGGAGCAGGATGCGCCAGCTCGGCGTCGTGCAGGCGCTCCTGGAGGTCTCGCTGCTCGGCAGCCCGCTGGCGCAGAGGCGGGCGGCCAAGATCCTGCAGTGGTTCAAGGAGGAAGGGCCGCAGAGCAGCAGGATCAGGGCGCACTCGTCGGTTCGTGCACCTCGTCGTCGCGGAGACTCCCGGATCCGCTTCTTCCTCCTTCGTCGGCCGCCGGAGCAGTACGCCGtgacctcgacgaaccacgcgcgCCCGCTGGAACTCGTGCCCGCGACCGAGCTCGCGTCTGCGGCGGCGCTGGCACCCACGGTGGCCCTCGTGCCCGCATCGCCGGCCGGCGAGGAGGCCGCGCGCTCGCACTGCACACGGCCGCCGCGGCCTGCCGCCTTGCACCCCGGCCgtgcggccgccgcgcccgcacatCCTGCAGCCCAACCGCGCGTCAGGGCGCTGCCGCCGGAGACCCGCCGCCGagagccgccgccgcccgctcccTCTCCGATGTGTTTTGGAGGAGTCGAGGAACAGCCTGCAAGGCACAAAGCGCAGCGTAGGTACTTGGTCTTTTCTTTTcaggtttga